The Micropterus dolomieu isolate WLL.071019.BEF.003 ecotype Adirondacks linkage group LG22, ASM2129224v1, whole genome shotgun sequence genome contains a region encoding:
- the skor1b gene encoding SKI family transcriptional corepressor 1 homolog-B isoform X2 gives MDSIPAGRDSSSSPSSKQELSYPGTKNLKPNQVGETVLYGIPIVSLVIDGQERLCLAQISNTLLKHYSYNEIHNRRVALGITCVQCTPVQLEILRRAGAMPISSRRCGMITKREAERLCKSFLGAHSPPKLPENFSFDVSHECAWGSRGNFIPARYNSSRAKCIKCSYCNMYFSPNKFIFHSHRTPESKYTQPDAANFNSWRRHLKLTDKNGQIDVLHAWEDVKAMFNGGSRKRTLPGCGSGSSSPLKPQGTNRPRESPEVPAKIIGCEDNRDGMTSTRSYPVIPVPSKGFGMLQKIPPPLFPHPYGFPAFGLCQKKDDSMMGEQSKAGLPGVLWPGTKDSAYHSFPMFWPAAGALPMPPYPQTQHKPPPELLCPPRQTDMDISEHSDRSTNTSKDSMVENDRCSSTQSTRNEDDKSGDEARPLEGMTLVPRKISYVSAFRPVIKDADCIAKLYGNRGAYNGCRTGYLSPDFLSESSSYRSMSPCVDSEGEPDVDVETNKTPEEEEDSRPLSSVCPRTPPDLAPHSVSPNDSDSKGMQESSLVDSQKMSLLVAQSSERELQNKQLSETHIAASFTEVYTPERGELQQRSSPYQFRPANYQSGVLTTNDESASKEEPSSTVEEIETKSFNEQSSEENQREGEDAPARALPAQRAIESLAKEELQKQLLEQVELRKKLEREFQNLKDNFHDQMKRELSYREEMVQQLHIVRAHDALHHFSCKMLTPRHCTGSCSFKSPLLPP, from the exons ATGGACTCCATACCTGCGGGGCGAGACTCCAGCTCCTCGCCAAGCTCCAAACAAGAACTTTCCTACCCGGGCACCAAGAACCTGAAACCCAACCAGGTCGGAGAGACGGTGTTGTACGGAATACCGATCGTTTCTTTGGTGATAGATGGCCAGGAGAGACTTTGCCTTGCACAGATATCTAACACCCTATTGAAACATTACAGCTATAACGAGATACACAACCGACGTGTGGCGCTGGGAATCACCTGCGTCCAGTGCACTCCTGTCCAGCTGGAGATCCTGCGGAGAGCCGGGGCAATGCCAATCTCCTCCAGGCGCTGCGGGATGATCACTAAGCGCGAGGCAGAGAGACTTTGTAAGTCATTCCTAGGAGCTCATTCGCCTCCTAAACTTCCAGaaaatttttcttttgatgtgTCCCACGAATGTGCCTGGGGGAGTCGAGGCAACTTCATCCCGGCCAGATACAACAGCTCAAGGGCCAAGTGCATCAAGTGCTCCTATTGCAACATGTATTTTTCTCCGAATAAATTCATATTTCATTCGCATCGCACGCCAGAGTCCAAGTACACGCAGCCAGATGCAGCTAATTTTAATTCTTGGAGGCGGCATCTCAAATTAACCGATAAAAACGGCCAGATAGATGTATTACACGCATGGGAAGATGTGAAGGCCATGTTCAACGGGGGCAGTCGCAAGAGGACGCTGCCAGGCTGTGGTTCAGGGTCCAGCTCTCCTTTAAAACCACAAGGAACCAACCGTCCCCGAGAGTCACCCGAAGTACCTGCAAAAATCATCGGCTGCGAGGACAACCGGGACGGCATGACGAGCACGCGCAGCTACCCAGTCATCCCCGTGCCCAGTAAAGGCTTTGGGATGCTGCAAAAGATCCCACCGCCGCTCTTTCCTCATCCTTACGGGTTCCCAGCCTTCGGCCTGTGCCAGAAGAAAGACGACAGTATGATGGGAGAGCAAAGTAAAGCGGGCCTTCCGGGTGTCCTGTGGCCTGGTACCAAGGACAGCGCCTATCACTCCTTCCCCATGTTCTGGCCCGCGGCGGGCGCTCTGCCCATGCCTCCGTACCCCCAGACTCAGCACAAACCCCCACCAGAGCTGCTGTGTCCTCCTAGACAGACTGACATGGACATATCTGAGCACAGCGACCGGAGCACCAACACGTCAAAAGACAGCATGGTCGAAAACGACCGGTGCTCCAGCACTCAGTCCACGCGCAACGAAGACGACAAGTCTGGGGACGAGGCGAGGCCGCTGGAGGGGATGACCCTTGTGCCCCGGAAAATCAGCTACGTCTCCGCGTTCAGACCCGTTATTAAAGACGCTGACTGCATCGCCAAGCTGTACGGCAACAGGGGTGCTTACAACGGGTGTCGCACCGGCTATTTATCGCCCGATTTTTTAAGTGAGAGCTCAAGCTACCGGTCCATGTCCCCCTGCGTGGACAGTGAGGGCGAGCCGGACGTGGATGTGGAGACAAATAAAAcaccggaggaggaggaggactccCGGCCTCTGTCCTCGGTGTGTCCCCGGACTCCTCCCGACTTGGCTCCTCACAGTGTTTCACCAAACGATTCAGACTCCAAGGGCATGCAGGAGAGCAGTCTGGTTGACTCCCAGAAAATGAGCCTACTCGTGGCCCAGTCCTCTGAAAGAGAACTGCAGAACAAGCAGTTATCAGAGACCCACATAGCTGCGTCTTTTACAGAA gTGTACACACCGGAGAGGGGTGAGCTGCAACAAAGGAGCAGTCCGTATCAGTTCAGACCTGCGAATTACCAGAGTGGAGTACTTACTACAAATG ATGAGAGTGCAAGTAAAGAAGAGCCGTCTTCCACAGTGGAGGAAATCGAAACGAAatcttttaatgaacaaagCAGCGAGGAGAACCAGAGAGAGG gcgAGGACGCCCCAGCCAGAGCTCTGCCAGCACAAAGAGCCATAGAAAGTCTGGCAAAAG AGGAACTACAGAAGCAGCTGTTAGAGCAAGTTGAGCTGAGGAAAAAGCTGGAACGTGAATTTCAAAACTTGAAAG ATAATTTTCATGATCAAATGAAAAGGGAACTTTCCTACAGGGAGGAGATGGTGCAGCAGCTTCACATCGTCCGAG CTCACGACGCTTTACATCATTTCTCGTGCAAGATGTTGACTCCTCGCCACTGCACCGGATCCTGCTCCTTCAAATCTCCTCTGCTACCACCCTGA
- the skor1b gene encoding SKI family transcriptional corepressor 1 homolog-B isoform X4 has translation MPISSRRCGMITKREAERLCKSFLGAHSPPKLPENFSFDVSHECAWGSRGNFIPARYNSSRAKCIKCSYCNMYFSPNKFIFHSHRTPESKYTQPDAANFNSWRRHLKLTDKNGQIDVLHAWEDVKAMFNGGSRKRTLPGCGSGSSSPLKPQGTNRPRESPEVPAKIIGCEDNRDGMTSTRSYPVIPVPSKGFGMLQKIPPPLFPHPYGFPAFGLCQKKDDSMMGEQSKAGLPGVLWPGTKDSAYHSFPMFWPAAGALPMPPYPQTQHKPPPELLCPPRQTDMDISEHSDRSTNTSKDSMVENDRCSSTQSTRNEDDKSGDEARPLEGMTLVPRKISYVSAFRPVIKDADCIAKLYGNRGAYNGCRTGYLSPDFLSESSSYRSMSPCVDSEGEPDVDVETNKTPEEEEDSRPLSSVCPRTPPDLAPHSVSPNDSDSKGMQESSLVDSQKMSLLVAQSSERELQNKQLSETHIAASFTEVYTPERGELQQRSSPYQFRPANYQSGVLTTNDESASKEEPSSTVEEIETKSFNEQSSEENQREGEDAPARALPAQRAIESLAKEELQKQLLEQVELRKKLEREFQNLKDNFHDQMKRELSYREEMVQQLHIVREAHDALHHFSCKMLTPRHCTGSCSFKSPLLPP, from the exons ATGCCAATCTCCTCCAGGCGCTGCGGGATGATCACTAAGCGCGAGGCAGAGAGACTTTGTAAGTCATTCCTAGGAGCTCATTCGCCTCCTAAACTTCCAGaaaatttttcttttgatgtgTCCCACGAATGTGCCTGGGGGAGTCGAGGCAACTTCATCCCGGCCAGATACAACAGCTCAAGGGCCAAGTGCATCAAGTGCTCCTATTGCAACATGTATTTTTCTCCGAATAAATTCATATTTCATTCGCATCGCACGCCAGAGTCCAAGTACACGCAGCCAGATGCAGCTAATTTTAATTCTTGGAGGCGGCATCTCAAATTAACCGATAAAAACGGCCAGATAGATGTATTACACGCATGGGAAGATGTGAAGGCCATGTTCAACGGGGGCAGTCGCAAGAGGACGCTGCCAGGCTGTGGTTCAGGGTCCAGCTCTCCTTTAAAACCACAAGGAACCAACCGTCCCCGAGAGTCACCCGAAGTACCTGCAAAAATCATCGGCTGCGAGGACAACCGGGACGGCATGACGAGCACGCGCAGCTACCCAGTCATCCCCGTGCCCAGTAAAGGCTTTGGGATGCTGCAAAAGATCCCACCGCCGCTCTTTCCTCATCCTTACGGGTTCCCAGCCTTCGGCCTGTGCCAGAAGAAAGACGACAGTATGATGGGAGAGCAAAGTAAAGCGGGCCTTCCGGGTGTCCTGTGGCCTGGTACCAAGGACAGCGCCTATCACTCCTTCCCCATGTTCTGGCCCGCGGCGGGCGCTCTGCCCATGCCTCCGTACCCCCAGACTCAGCACAAACCCCCACCAGAGCTGCTGTGTCCTCCTAGACAGACTGACATGGACATATCTGAGCACAGCGACCGGAGCACCAACACGTCAAAAGACAGCATGGTCGAAAACGACCGGTGCTCCAGCACTCAGTCCACGCGCAACGAAGACGACAAGTCTGGGGACGAGGCGAGGCCGCTGGAGGGGATGACCCTTGTGCCCCGGAAAATCAGCTACGTCTCCGCGTTCAGACCCGTTATTAAAGACGCTGACTGCATCGCCAAGCTGTACGGCAACAGGGGTGCTTACAACGGGTGTCGCACCGGCTATTTATCGCCCGATTTTTTAAGTGAGAGCTCAAGCTACCGGTCCATGTCCCCCTGCGTGGACAGTGAGGGCGAGCCGGACGTGGATGTGGAGACAAATAAAAcaccggaggaggaggaggactccCGGCCTCTGTCCTCGGTGTGTCCCCGGACTCCTCCCGACTTGGCTCCTCACAGTGTTTCACCAAACGATTCAGACTCCAAGGGCATGCAGGAGAGCAGTCTGGTTGACTCCCAGAAAATGAGCCTACTCGTGGCCCAGTCCTCTGAAAGAGAACTGCAGAACAAGCAGTTATCAGAGACCCACATAGCTGCGTCTTTTACAGAA gTGTACACACCGGAGAGGGGTGAGCTGCAACAAAGGAGCAGTCCGTATCAGTTCAGACCTGCGAATTACCAGAGTGGAGTACTTACTACAAATG ATGAGAGTGCAAGTAAAGAAGAGCCGTCTTCCACAGTGGAGGAAATCGAAACGAAatcttttaatgaacaaagCAGCGAGGAGAACCAGAGAGAGG gcgAGGACGCCCCAGCCAGAGCTCTGCCAGCACAAAGAGCCATAGAAAGTCTGGCAAAAG AGGAACTACAGAAGCAGCTGTTAGAGCAAGTTGAGCTGAGGAAAAAGCTGGAACGTGAATTTCAAAACTTGAAAG ATAATTTTCATGATCAAATGAAAAGGGAACTTTCCTACAGGGAGGAGATGGTGCAGCAGCTTCACATCGTCCGAG AAGCTCACGACGCTTTACATCATTTCTCGTGCAAGATGTTGACTCCTCGCCACTGCACCGGATCCTGCTCCTTCAAATCTCCTCTGCTACCACCCTGA
- the skor1b gene encoding SKI family transcriptional corepressor 1 homolog-B isoform X1: MDSIPAGRDSSSSPSSKQELSYPGTKNLKPNQVGETVLYGIPIVSLVIDGQERLCLAQISNTLLKHYSYNEIHNRRVALGITCVQCTPVQLEILRRAGAMPISSRRCGMITKREAERLCKSFLGAHSPPKLPENFSFDVSHECAWGSRGNFIPARYNSSRAKCIKCSYCNMYFSPNKFIFHSHRTPESKYTQPDAANFNSWRRHLKLTDKNGQIDVLHAWEDVKAMFNGGSRKRTLPGCGSGSSSPLKPQGTNRPRESPEVPAKIIGCEDNRDGMTSTRSYPVIPVPSKGFGMLQKIPPPLFPHPYGFPAFGLCQKKDDSMMGEQSKAGLPGVLWPGTKDSAYHSFPMFWPAAGALPMPPYPQTQHKPPPELLCPPRQTDMDISEHSDRSTNTSKDSMVENDRCSSTQSTRNEDDKSGDEARPLEGMTLVPRKISYVSAFRPVIKDADCIAKLYGNRGAYNGCRTGYLSPDFLSESSSYRSMSPCVDSEGEPDVDVETNKTPEEEEDSRPLSSVCPRTPPDLAPHSVSPNDSDSKGMQESSLVDSQKMSLLVAQSSERELQNKQLSETHIAASFTEVYTPERGELQQRSSPYQFRPANYQSGVLTTNDESASKEEPSSTVEEIETKSFNEQSSEENQREGEDAPARALPAQRAIESLAKEELQKQLLEQVELRKKLEREFQNLKDNFHDQMKRELSYREEMVQQLHIVREAHDALHHFSCKMLTPRHCTGSCSFKSPLLPP, translated from the exons ATGGACTCCATACCTGCGGGGCGAGACTCCAGCTCCTCGCCAAGCTCCAAACAAGAACTTTCCTACCCGGGCACCAAGAACCTGAAACCCAACCAGGTCGGAGAGACGGTGTTGTACGGAATACCGATCGTTTCTTTGGTGATAGATGGCCAGGAGAGACTTTGCCTTGCACAGATATCTAACACCCTATTGAAACATTACAGCTATAACGAGATACACAACCGACGTGTGGCGCTGGGAATCACCTGCGTCCAGTGCACTCCTGTCCAGCTGGAGATCCTGCGGAGAGCCGGGGCAATGCCAATCTCCTCCAGGCGCTGCGGGATGATCACTAAGCGCGAGGCAGAGAGACTTTGTAAGTCATTCCTAGGAGCTCATTCGCCTCCTAAACTTCCAGaaaatttttcttttgatgtgTCCCACGAATGTGCCTGGGGGAGTCGAGGCAACTTCATCCCGGCCAGATACAACAGCTCAAGGGCCAAGTGCATCAAGTGCTCCTATTGCAACATGTATTTTTCTCCGAATAAATTCATATTTCATTCGCATCGCACGCCAGAGTCCAAGTACACGCAGCCAGATGCAGCTAATTTTAATTCTTGGAGGCGGCATCTCAAATTAACCGATAAAAACGGCCAGATAGATGTATTACACGCATGGGAAGATGTGAAGGCCATGTTCAACGGGGGCAGTCGCAAGAGGACGCTGCCAGGCTGTGGTTCAGGGTCCAGCTCTCCTTTAAAACCACAAGGAACCAACCGTCCCCGAGAGTCACCCGAAGTACCTGCAAAAATCATCGGCTGCGAGGACAACCGGGACGGCATGACGAGCACGCGCAGCTACCCAGTCATCCCCGTGCCCAGTAAAGGCTTTGGGATGCTGCAAAAGATCCCACCGCCGCTCTTTCCTCATCCTTACGGGTTCCCAGCCTTCGGCCTGTGCCAGAAGAAAGACGACAGTATGATGGGAGAGCAAAGTAAAGCGGGCCTTCCGGGTGTCCTGTGGCCTGGTACCAAGGACAGCGCCTATCACTCCTTCCCCATGTTCTGGCCCGCGGCGGGCGCTCTGCCCATGCCTCCGTACCCCCAGACTCAGCACAAACCCCCACCAGAGCTGCTGTGTCCTCCTAGACAGACTGACATGGACATATCTGAGCACAGCGACCGGAGCACCAACACGTCAAAAGACAGCATGGTCGAAAACGACCGGTGCTCCAGCACTCAGTCCACGCGCAACGAAGACGACAAGTCTGGGGACGAGGCGAGGCCGCTGGAGGGGATGACCCTTGTGCCCCGGAAAATCAGCTACGTCTCCGCGTTCAGACCCGTTATTAAAGACGCTGACTGCATCGCCAAGCTGTACGGCAACAGGGGTGCTTACAACGGGTGTCGCACCGGCTATTTATCGCCCGATTTTTTAAGTGAGAGCTCAAGCTACCGGTCCATGTCCCCCTGCGTGGACAGTGAGGGCGAGCCGGACGTGGATGTGGAGACAAATAAAAcaccggaggaggaggaggactccCGGCCTCTGTCCTCGGTGTGTCCCCGGACTCCTCCCGACTTGGCTCCTCACAGTGTTTCACCAAACGATTCAGACTCCAAGGGCATGCAGGAGAGCAGTCTGGTTGACTCCCAGAAAATGAGCCTACTCGTGGCCCAGTCCTCTGAAAGAGAACTGCAGAACAAGCAGTTATCAGAGACCCACATAGCTGCGTCTTTTACAGAA gTGTACACACCGGAGAGGGGTGAGCTGCAACAAAGGAGCAGTCCGTATCAGTTCAGACCTGCGAATTACCAGAGTGGAGTACTTACTACAAATG ATGAGAGTGCAAGTAAAGAAGAGCCGTCTTCCACAGTGGAGGAAATCGAAACGAAatcttttaatgaacaaagCAGCGAGGAGAACCAGAGAGAGG gcgAGGACGCCCCAGCCAGAGCTCTGCCAGCACAAAGAGCCATAGAAAGTCTGGCAAAAG AGGAACTACAGAAGCAGCTGTTAGAGCAAGTTGAGCTGAGGAAAAAGCTGGAACGTGAATTTCAAAACTTGAAAG ATAATTTTCATGATCAAATGAAAAGGGAACTTTCCTACAGGGAGGAGATGGTGCAGCAGCTTCACATCGTCCGAG AAGCTCACGACGCTTTACATCATTTCTCGTGCAAGATGTTGACTCCTCGCCACTGCACCGGATCCTGCTCCTTCAAATCTCCTCTGCTACCACCCTGA
- the skor1b gene encoding SKI family transcriptional corepressor 1 homolog-B isoform X3, with protein MDSIPAGRDSSSSPSSKQELSYPGTKNLKPNQVGETVLYGIPIVSLVIDGQERLCLAQISNTLLKHYSYNEIHNRRVALGITCVQCTPVQLEILRRAGAMPISSRRCGMITKREAERLCKSFLGAHSPPKLPENFSFDVSHECAWGSRGNFIPARYNSSRAKCIKCSYCNMYFSPNKFIFHSHRTPESKYTQPDAANFNSWRRHLKLTDKNGQIDVLHAWEDVKAMFNGGSRKRTLPGCGSGSSSPLKPQGTNRPRESPEVPAKIIGCEDNRDGMTSTRSYPVIPVPSKGFGMLQKIPPPLFPHPYGFPAFGLCQKKDDSMMGEQSKAGLPGVLWPGTKDSAYHSFPMFWPAAGALPMPPYPQTQHKPPPELLCPPRQTDMDISEHSDRSTNTSKDSMVENDRCSSTQSTRNEDDKSGDEARPLEGMTLVPRKISYVSAFRPVIKDADCIAKLYGNRGAYNGCRTGYLSPDFLSESSSYRSMSPCVDSEGEPDVDVETNKTPEEEEDSRPLSSVCPRTPPDLAPHSVSPNDSDSKGMQESSLVDSQKMSLLVAQSSERELQNKQLSETHIAASFTEVYTPERGELQQRSSPYQFRPANYQSGVLTTNDESASKEEPSSTVEEIETKSFNEQSSEENQREEELQKQLLEQVELRKKLEREFQNLKDNFHDQMKRELSYREEMVQQLHIVREAHDALHHFSCKMLTPRHCTGSCSFKSPLLPP; from the exons ATGGACTCCATACCTGCGGGGCGAGACTCCAGCTCCTCGCCAAGCTCCAAACAAGAACTTTCCTACCCGGGCACCAAGAACCTGAAACCCAACCAGGTCGGAGAGACGGTGTTGTACGGAATACCGATCGTTTCTTTGGTGATAGATGGCCAGGAGAGACTTTGCCTTGCACAGATATCTAACACCCTATTGAAACATTACAGCTATAACGAGATACACAACCGACGTGTGGCGCTGGGAATCACCTGCGTCCAGTGCACTCCTGTCCAGCTGGAGATCCTGCGGAGAGCCGGGGCAATGCCAATCTCCTCCAGGCGCTGCGGGATGATCACTAAGCGCGAGGCAGAGAGACTTTGTAAGTCATTCCTAGGAGCTCATTCGCCTCCTAAACTTCCAGaaaatttttcttttgatgtgTCCCACGAATGTGCCTGGGGGAGTCGAGGCAACTTCATCCCGGCCAGATACAACAGCTCAAGGGCCAAGTGCATCAAGTGCTCCTATTGCAACATGTATTTTTCTCCGAATAAATTCATATTTCATTCGCATCGCACGCCAGAGTCCAAGTACACGCAGCCAGATGCAGCTAATTTTAATTCTTGGAGGCGGCATCTCAAATTAACCGATAAAAACGGCCAGATAGATGTATTACACGCATGGGAAGATGTGAAGGCCATGTTCAACGGGGGCAGTCGCAAGAGGACGCTGCCAGGCTGTGGTTCAGGGTCCAGCTCTCCTTTAAAACCACAAGGAACCAACCGTCCCCGAGAGTCACCCGAAGTACCTGCAAAAATCATCGGCTGCGAGGACAACCGGGACGGCATGACGAGCACGCGCAGCTACCCAGTCATCCCCGTGCCCAGTAAAGGCTTTGGGATGCTGCAAAAGATCCCACCGCCGCTCTTTCCTCATCCTTACGGGTTCCCAGCCTTCGGCCTGTGCCAGAAGAAAGACGACAGTATGATGGGAGAGCAAAGTAAAGCGGGCCTTCCGGGTGTCCTGTGGCCTGGTACCAAGGACAGCGCCTATCACTCCTTCCCCATGTTCTGGCCCGCGGCGGGCGCTCTGCCCATGCCTCCGTACCCCCAGACTCAGCACAAACCCCCACCAGAGCTGCTGTGTCCTCCTAGACAGACTGACATGGACATATCTGAGCACAGCGACCGGAGCACCAACACGTCAAAAGACAGCATGGTCGAAAACGACCGGTGCTCCAGCACTCAGTCCACGCGCAACGAAGACGACAAGTCTGGGGACGAGGCGAGGCCGCTGGAGGGGATGACCCTTGTGCCCCGGAAAATCAGCTACGTCTCCGCGTTCAGACCCGTTATTAAAGACGCTGACTGCATCGCCAAGCTGTACGGCAACAGGGGTGCTTACAACGGGTGTCGCACCGGCTATTTATCGCCCGATTTTTTAAGTGAGAGCTCAAGCTACCGGTCCATGTCCCCCTGCGTGGACAGTGAGGGCGAGCCGGACGTGGATGTGGAGACAAATAAAAcaccggaggaggaggaggactccCGGCCTCTGTCCTCGGTGTGTCCCCGGACTCCTCCCGACTTGGCTCCTCACAGTGTTTCACCAAACGATTCAGACTCCAAGGGCATGCAGGAGAGCAGTCTGGTTGACTCCCAGAAAATGAGCCTACTCGTGGCCCAGTCCTCTGAAAGAGAACTGCAGAACAAGCAGTTATCAGAGACCCACATAGCTGCGTCTTTTACAGAA gTGTACACACCGGAGAGGGGTGAGCTGCAACAAAGGAGCAGTCCGTATCAGTTCAGACCTGCGAATTACCAGAGTGGAGTACTTACTACAAATG ATGAGAGTGCAAGTAAAGAAGAGCCGTCTTCCACAGTGGAGGAAATCGAAACGAAatcttttaatgaacaaagCAGCGAGGAGAACCAGAGAGAGG AGGAACTACAGAAGCAGCTGTTAGAGCAAGTTGAGCTGAGGAAAAAGCTGGAACGTGAATTTCAAAACTTGAAAG ATAATTTTCATGATCAAATGAAAAGGGAACTTTCCTACAGGGAGGAGATGGTGCAGCAGCTTCACATCGTCCGAG AAGCTCACGACGCTTTACATCATTTCTCGTGCAAGATGTTGACTCCTCGCCACTGCACCGGATCCTGCTCCTTCAAATCTCCTCTGCTACCACCCTGA